In Archocentrus centrarchus isolate MPI-CPG fArcCen1 chromosome 22, fArcCen1, whole genome shotgun sequence, one DNA window encodes the following:
- the LOC115772945 gene encoding interferon-inducible GTPase 5-like gives MDDPLNFCPEEFAGVKEALENNDQAAAAAKIQQYLEKQDKIPLNIGITGESGAGKSTFINAFRGVDNRDEQAAPTGTVETTMQITKYPHPNYPNVFFWDLPGIGTTNFPADEYLKRVEFEKFDFFIIISDTRFREHDVKLAQEIQKMEKKFYFVRSKIDNDVRAEERSQRDFSLERSLAKIKEYCIDGLEKGGIKSSKVFLVSSFDLHIYDFSCLHKTLEEELPAHKRNVLLFSMPSINMEIINKKKEAFQHQIKWYSVGSAALAGVSIPGIPAVDLMIMVKAVKSYIAGFGLHESSLRRLSSTTGVPYDELCAVLQSPLAAKEMEKITTDLIQKLLITAASRATSRALEMSRFIPLFGIPVTMSLSFTTTCSALSLFLNMLADDAQRVFEKALGLNTSV, from the exons ATGGATGATCCACTCAATTTCTGTCCAGAAGAATTTGCTGGTGTGAAAGAGGCGCTGGAAAATAATGAtcaagctgcagcagctgcaaaaATTCAGCAATATTTAGAAAAGCAAGATAAAATTCCACTAAATATTGGCATTACAGGAGAATCTGGTGCTGGTAAATCCACCTTTATTAATGCCTTCAGAGGTGTAGACAACAGAGATGAGCAGGCAGCCCCTACTGGTACTGTAGAAACCACCATGCAGATTACAAAGTACCCACATCCAAACTATCCTAATGTCTTTTTCTGGGATCTTCCTGGTATTGGCACCACCAATTTTCCAGCTGATGAGTACCTGAAGCGTGTTGAATTTGAGAAGTTTgacttcttcatcatcatctcagACACTCGCTTCAGAGAACATGATGTGAAACTCGCTCAGGAGATTCAGAAGATGGAGAAAAAGTTCTACTTTGTCCGCTCAAAAATCGACAATGATGTTCGTGCAGAGGAAAGAAGTCAGAGAGATTTCAGTCTAGAGAGAAGTCTTGCAAAAATTAAGGAATACTGCATTGATG gtCTTGAAAAAGGAGGCATCAAGTCTTCAAAGGTCTTCCTGGTGTCCAGCTTTGATCTCCACATTTATGATTTCTCTTGCTTGCATAAGACCTTAGAGGAAGAACTTCCAGCACACAAGAGgaatgtgctgctgttttccatGCCCAGCATCAACATGGagatcatcaacaagaagaAAGAAGCTTTTCAGCACCAAATAAAATGGTACTCTGTTGGCTCTGCAGCATTAGCAGGTGTATCGATTCCTGGGATTCCTGCTGTTGATCTAATGATAATGGTTAAAGCTGTCAAAAGTTATATAGCTGGGTTTGGTCTTCATGAGTCTTCACTGAGAAGGCTTTCCTCCACCACAGGTGTGCCTTATGATGAATTGTGTGCTGTCCTTCAGTCACCACTGGCtgcaaaagaaatggaaaaaataaccACTGATCTCATCCAGAAGCTGCTGATCACAGCTGCAAGCAGAGCCACATCAAGAGCATTAGAGATGTCCAGATTCATCCCATTATTTGGAATCCCGGTAACAATGAGTCTCTCTTTTACCACAACCTGCAGTGCTCTGAGTCTTTTCCTCAACATGCTTGCAGACGATGCTCAAAGGGTGTTTGAAAAGGCTCTGGGTTTGAACACCTCAGTGTGA